In a genomic window of Methanosarcina horonobensis HB-1 = JCM 15518:
- a CDS encoding hemerythrin domain-containing protein, which yields METIYDVLSQEHKHVLSMFEEAMSSGSKEILFRIKAEIDLHMEGEEKLYYPLLEEKEESRDIARKAYIEHNEERALMYELEGMGKKSENWTARLNELKEVITHHVQDEEGQIFEKSRNILSQQQVGELTLKYLEFKKNYMRKIEAGESLT from the coding sequence ATGGAAACAATTTATGATGTTTTGAGCCAGGAACATAAGCATGTACTTAGTATGTTTGAAGAAGCTATGAGCAGCGGCTCAAAAGAAATTCTCTTTAGGATAAAAGCTGAGATTGATCTCCACATGGAAGGGGAAGAGAAACTTTACTATCCTCTTCTTGAGGAAAAAGAAGAGTCACGTGACATTGCTCGTAAAGCCTATATAGAACATAATGAAGAAAGAGCTCTGATGTACGAACTCGAGGGTATGGGTAAGAAGAGTGAGAATTGGACTGCCAGACTCAATGAGCTAAAAGAAGTTATAACTCATCACGTACAGGATGAAGAAGGTCAGATATTTGAGAAATCTCGAAACATCCTGAGCCAGCAGCAGGTGGGAGAACTTACCCTAAAGTACCTTGAGTTCAAAAAGAATTACATGCGTAAGATAGAAGCTGGGGAATCCCTTACATAA
- a CDS encoding formylmethanofuran dehydrogenase subunit A: MSEILIKNASVCDPTQGINCETMDICIRDGKIVDSVSGNAKVIDAEGKLTMAGGFDGHTHSAGKINVGRFMNPNDARKTLVPGLSGQVARTEKTRAQVGYNTPNTYAIGYRYAKLGYTTICEAAIPLLAARHTHEEFKEIPILDKMGLSLFGSNWQVMEYIRDKEPEKLAAYIAWGLRASRGYGVKIVNPGGGEAWGWGRNVSGLYDPVPNFDVTPAEILMGLAEANERLQLPHSVHVHCNNLGKPGNYATTIETMKLFEKIKPSRDRQALHVTHVQFNAYAGTSWRDFETGAPMVADYVNGANHLTFDLGQVIFGPAVTMTADGPVEYANARMLHEKWSNQDIELEDASGVVPLFYSPKSFVNAVQWAIGLELALLVKDPWKVMFTTDSPNGGSFVNYPEAFTYLMSAKRRAEVISGFSKMALDRMVLPGIDRELDFYELAVMTRSTQSKMYSRPEKGNLKVGSDADIAIYDILPGQIDPSTEYVKVKEAFSGAAYTLKSGEIVVKDGEIEETPKGKTYWVNAKVPESIDTAMQKDIDRKFRKYYTVSKSNYMVEDSYLQKPVEIGTEGVF, from the coding sequence ATGTCGGAAATCCTGATTAAAAACGCCAGCGTTTGTGACCCGACGCAGGGCATTAACTGCGAGACCATGGACATCTGCATCAGAGACGGCAAGATCGTGGACAGTGTCTCTGGAAATGCAAAGGTTATCGATGCAGAAGGCAAGCTCACCATGGCAGGAGGCTTTGACGGGCATACCCACAGCGCAGGTAAAATTAACGTGGGCCGCTTCATGAACCCCAATGATGCAAGGAAAACCCTTGTACCAGGACTTTCGGGTCAGGTTGCCCGTACCGAAAAGACAAGAGCCCAGGTAGGGTATAATACTCCCAACACTTACGCAATTGGATACAGGTATGCAAAACTGGGGTACACAACTATCTGTGAGGCTGCAATTCCCCTGCTTGCTGCAAGGCACACCCATGAAGAATTCAAAGAAATCCCTATCCTTGACAAAATGGGGCTGTCTCTCTTCGGAAGTAACTGGCAGGTCATGGAATATATCCGTGACAAGGAACCAGAAAAACTTGCAGCATACATTGCCTGGGGCCTGAGAGCCTCAAGAGGCTATGGAGTAAAGATTGTAAACCCCGGAGGCGGAGAAGCCTGGGGCTGGGGAAGAAACGTAAGCGGACTTTATGACCCCGTGCCTAACTTTGATGTAACTCCTGCGGAAATCCTCATGGGACTCGCAGAGGCTAATGAACGCCTGCAGCTTCCGCACTCCGTGCATGTGCACTGCAACAATCTCGGAAAGCCCGGAAACTATGCAACTACCATAGAGACCATGAAACTTTTTGAGAAAATTAAGCCGAGCAGGGACAGACAGGCTCTCCACGTAACTCACGTGCAGTTCAATGCATATGCAGGGACTTCCTGGAGGGACTTCGAAACCGGAGCTCCAATGGTTGCAGACTACGTGAACGGGGCAAACCACCTGACTTTCGACCTTGGACAGGTTATCTTCGGACCTGCTGTGACCATGACTGCAGACGGGCCTGTTGAGTATGCAAACGCAAGAATGCTGCATGAGAAGTGGAGCAACCAGGACATTGAACTGGAAGATGCTTCCGGAGTCGTGCCCCTGTTCTATTCGCCAAAGAGCTTCGTAAATGCAGTCCAGTGGGCAATCGGGCTTGAACTCGCCCTGCTTGTAAAGGACCCCTGGAAAGTTATGTTTACAACTGACAGCCCTAACGGCGGCTCTTTCGTAAACTATCCTGAAGCCTTTACCTACCTTATGAGTGCTAAGAGAAGAGCAGAAGTAATTTCAGGCTTTTCCAAGATGGCTCTTGACAGGATGGTACTGCCCGGAATTGACAGGGAACTGGACTTCTATGAGCTTGCTGTCATGACAAGGAGCACACAGTCAAAGATGTACAGCAGGCCGGAGAAAGGGAACCTTAAAGTGGGTTCTGATGCTGATATTGCAATATATGACATCCTTCCAGGTCAGATTGACCCCTCGACTGAGTACGTGAAGGTTAAGGAAGCTTTCTCAGGTGCAGCATACACCTTGAAGAGCGGAGAAATCGTTGTAAAAGATGGAGAAATCGAAGAGACCCCGAAAGGAAAGACTTACTGGGTGAACGCGAAGGTTCCTGAAAGCATCGATACTGCAATGCAGAAAGATATAGACCGCAAATTCAGGAAGTACTACACCGTGAGCAAATCCAATTACATGGTTGAGGACTCATACCTCCAGAAGCCTGTTGAGATCGGCACTGAGGGGGTTTTCTAA
- a CDS encoding formylmethanofuran dehydrogenase subunit B, with protein sequence MPVIKDAVCSLCGSLCDDITVTVEDNKITKIENACILGQSKFVGMFKHDRIETPMIRKDGELVPVPYEEAIEAAAKILVNSRRTLSYGWCSTSCEAVSGAIQLAEETGSVIDSTANVCHGPTALAAQEKGAPSATLGEIKNRADVIIFWGCNPVHAHPRHMVRYSSFSKGLFTEKGRKGRKMIVVDVRKTDTAKLADSYIEIEQGSDLLLVTALRSIVNGHEDVIPETIAGVPKAEVLELAETLKNAKFVCIFFGMGVTQSRSKYKNGDAMSSLISDLNQHTKAVMIGMRGHYNVTGFGQVATWETGFPMAIDFSKGYPYYNPGETGANDLLVRGEPDAAIIAAADPGAHFPQKAIRHLAKIPVIQIDPYANPTTEIADVVIPSAIVGIEAEGTAYRMDAISLRMKKLIESKFKTDEEIVKDLTAKVRELKRGA encoded by the coding sequence ATGCCAGTAATTAAAGACGCAGTATGTTCCCTCTGCGGGTCCCTCTGCGACGATATCACAGTCACTGTTGAAGATAATAAGATTACAAAAATAGAAAACGCCTGCATTCTCGGGCAAAGCAAGTTTGTCGGCATGTTCAAGCATGACAGGATAGAAACCCCGATGATCAGAAAAGACGGGGAGCTTGTGCCTGTACCCTATGAAGAGGCAATCGAAGCCGCCGCAAAAATCCTGGTAAATTCCAGAAGGACACTTTCCTACGGCTGGTGCTCTACCTCATGTGAAGCGGTCAGCGGAGCAATTCAGCTTGCAGAAGAAACAGGTTCAGTCATAGATTCTACAGCAAACGTCTGCCATGGGCCTACAGCCCTTGCAGCCCAGGAGAAAGGAGCACCTTCAGCCACTCTTGGAGAGATAAAGAACAGGGCAGATGTAATCATTTTTTGGGGGTGCAACCCTGTGCATGCCCATCCCAGGCATATGGTCCGCTACTCGAGCTTCTCAAAAGGTCTTTTTACCGAGAAAGGGCGGAAAGGCAGAAAAATGATAGTTGTCGATGTTAGAAAAACTGACACTGCAAAATTGGCTGACAGCTACATAGAGATTGAACAGGGATCAGATCTGCTCCTGGTTACAGCTCTTCGTTCAATTGTAAACGGACACGAAGACGTTATTCCGGAAACAATTGCAGGCGTTCCTAAAGCAGAAGTTCTTGAGCTTGCGGAAACCTTGAAGAATGCAAAATTTGTCTGTATTTTCTTCGGTATGGGAGTCACCCAATCCCGTTCTAAATATAAGAACGGAGATGCCATGTCCTCTCTCATTTCAGATCTTAACCAGCACACCAAAGCCGTAATGATCGGAATGCGCGGGCACTATAATGTTACCGGTTTCGGACAGGTAGCGACATGGGAGACCGGTTTCCCCATGGCAATTGACTTCTCGAAAGGATATCCCTATTACAACCCAGGAGAAACCGGAGCAAATGACCTGCTTGTGCGTGGGGAGCCAGATGCTGCAATTATAGCTGCAGCTGATCCAGGGGCTCATTTCCCGCAAAAAGCTATCAGGCACCTTGCAAAGATTCCTGTAATCCAGATTGACCCGTATGCCAACCCGACAACCGAAATTGCAGACGTGGTGATCCCATCGGCAATAGTGGGAATCGAAGCGGAAGGTACGGCTTACCGTATGGATGCAATCTCCCTCCGCATGAAGAAATTGATCGAATCCAAGTTTAAGACCGATGAAGAAATCGTAAAAGACCTGACTGCAAAGGTCAGGGAATTGAAGAGAGGTGCATAA
- a CDS encoding uroporphyrinogen decarboxylase family protein, translating to MVARMTSSERMAALMSGQKPDRIPVIPFIEGYSAKITGISLGDFYADGDKCFEAQFASMRLHGYEQTPMYGYASCGAWEFGGEIGFPYGKGQGAPFVKKHPVNTIEDIEKLEVPDFEKELPGAYKIADRVATRCFELGMPVTVQIGSNFTAASVVADTSEFLTWLIMDPKAVHFLLDKVSDMFINALDYFVDKYGSESLLPFDGGPSESNNMIPPQMFEEFAYPYMKKVHVHAKELGIGALLMHPCADQNLNLPYYARLREELNWSGKYFWLFGPETPIKDQIKMFGDHDVICGNINPPLFLTSSYEEVVEICRQNIEEGINSPYGFVLSPGCEFPVNAAPIKVMAMMDAAEKYGRYE from the coding sequence ATGGTAGCCAGAATGACATCATCAGAGCGTATGGCAGCTCTTATGTCAGGGCAAAAGCCTGATCGTATACCGGTAATCCCGTTTATAGAGGGGTATTCTGCAAAAATTACGGGTATATCTCTTGGAGATTTTTATGCGGACGGGGACAAATGTTTTGAAGCGCAGTTTGCGTCCATGCGGCTTCACGGTTATGAACAGACTCCAATGTACGGGTATGCATCGTGCGGAGCATGGGAATTTGGAGGAGAGATCGGCTTTCCTTACGGAAAGGGACAGGGTGCACCTTTTGTGAAAAAGCATCCTGTGAATACCATAGAAGATATTGAAAAGCTTGAAGTCCCCGATTTTGAAAAAGAATTGCCCGGTGCGTATAAAATTGCAGATAGAGTTGCAACCAGATGCTTTGAACTTGGGATGCCGGTAACTGTACAGATAGGCAGCAATTTTACTGCAGCTTCGGTCGTTGCGGATACTTCTGAGTTTTTAACATGGCTTATTATGGATCCAAAAGCTGTCCACTTCTTACTTGACAAGGTAAGTGATATGTTTATCAACGCTCTGGATTATTTTGTAGATAAATACGGTTCAGAAAGCCTGTTGCCTTTTGATGGAGGACCATCAGAATCGAACAACATGATTCCTCCGCAGATGTTTGAGGAGTTTGCATACCCGTACATGAAAAAGGTTCATGTCCATGCAAAGGAACTGGGGATAGGTGCCCTGCTCATGCACCCCTGTGCTGATCAGAATCTGAACCTACCATACTATGCAAGGTTAAGAGAAGAATTGAACTGGTCAGGAAAGTATTTCTGGCTCTTCGGGCCGGAAACACCTATCAAAGATCAGATCAAAATGTTTGGTGACCACGACGTTATATGTGGAAATATCAACCCTCCGCTCTTCCTTACCAGTTCATACGAAGAAGTTGTGGAAATCTGCAGGCAGAATATTGAAGAAGGGATCAATTCTCCATATGGATTTGTTCTTTCTCCGGGCTGCGAATTCCCTGTCAATGCAGCGCCTATAAAGGTGATGGCAATGATGGATGCAGCAGAAAAATACGGCAGATATGAATGA
- a CDS encoding formylmethanofuran dehydrogenase subunit C, which translates to MQVVKLSLKKANKIPIEADNINPDNFAGKTAEEIKTIPLWYGNGQCPLGDFFTVEVEGSDSVENVKIVFEGDVSRVKRIGQNMSAGEIEINGNVDMHCGFGMKGGKIVINGDADSWLGCEMTGGEIILNGNASYYVGAGYRGEACGMKGGKITINGNAKDYLGEHMCGGEILVKGNVGLLPAISNNGGKIVIEGKATMPANEMKNGTVIIKGEVFDLLPSYKEEGTEEVEGVTYRKFTGDVNAGGKGVLLVK; encoded by the coding sequence ATGCAGGTCGTAAAACTTTCCCTCAAAAAAGCAAACAAAATCCCTATAGAAGCCGACAATATAAACCCTGATAACTTTGCCGGCAAAACCGCAGAAGAGATAAAAACAATTCCTCTCTGGTACGGAAACGGACAGTGCCCTCTTGGAGACTTCTTTACCGTTGAGGTTGAAGGCAGCGACTCCGTAGAAAACGTAAAAATAGTTTTCGAGGGTGATGTCTCCAGAGTAAAGCGCATAGGCCAGAACATGAGTGCAGGAGAAATCGAGATCAACGGCAACGTGGATATGCACTGTGGCTTTGGAATGAAGGGCGGAAAAATCGTAATCAACGGAGATGCTGACAGCTGGCTAGGCTGCGAGATGACAGGCGGGGAAATTATTCTCAACGGAAATGCTTCTTATTATGTAGGAGCAGGCTACCGCGGAGAGGCCTGCGGCATGAAAGGAGGAAAGATTACAATCAACGGCAATGCCAAGGACTACCTCGGAGAGCACATGTGCGGAGGGGAAATCCTTGTGAAAGGCAATGTTGGACTCCTTCCTGCAATCTCAAACAATGGCGGAAAAATAGTCATTGAAGGCAAAGCAACCATGCCTGCAAATGAGATGAAGAACGGAACGGTTATTATCAAAGGTGAAGTGTTCGACCTGCTTCCCTCCTATAAAGAAGAAGGGACAGAAGAGGTTGAAGGCGTCACATACCGTAAGTTCACAGGTGACGTTAATGCAGGCGGAAAAGGCGTGTTGCTTGTAAAATGA
- a CDS encoding YetF domain-containing protein, whose product MLTPVEDLYLQGTDNFDKQSPRYKNVIQGKSIKIISNGILNSKEIGRHIPMQDEVFLLLRNPNIRSLGKIKTVFLERGRNVSVFKLPLENENMVCLQFPKI is encoded by the coding sequence ATCTTAACTCCTGTTGAAGACCTGTATTTACAGGGTACAGACAATTTTGATAAACAATCTCCCAGGTACAAGAACGTGATTCAGGGTAAATCCATAAAAATAATAAGTAACGGAATTCTGAATTCGAAGGAAATAGGAAGGCATATACCTATGCAGGATGAAGTTTTCCTTCTATTGAGAAACCCGAACATAAGAAGTTTGGGGAAAATCAAGACTGTTTTCCTTGAAAGAGGTAGAAACGTGAGTGTTTTTAAGCTTCCGCTGGAAAACGAAAACATGGTTTGCCTGCAATTTCCGAAGATATGA
- a CDS encoding molybdopterin dinucleotide binding domain-containing protein, with protein MKIKANLISGRTADQGAHLEAKTHKGYFDACAYCELNSADLERLGASEGDSLKVTTEFGEVVVFAKANEGNPEGLAFIPMGPWANAVLSPDTHGCGMPGFKGVPAEIEVTDEKPLEMKALMRKYLED; from the coding sequence ATGAAAATAAAAGCAAACCTCATATCCGGAAGGACCGCCGACCAGGGCGCACATCTGGAAGCAAAAACACATAAAGGTTATTTTGATGCCTGTGCTTACTGTGAACTGAACTCCGCAGATCTTGAGAGGCTGGGAGCCTCCGAAGGGGACAGCCTGAAAGTTACCACCGAGTTTGGGGAAGTGGTGGTATTTGCAAAGGCAAACGAAGGAAACCCTGAAGGTCTTGCCTTTATCCCTATGGGACCCTGGGCAAACGCAGTATTGAGCCCTGACACACACGGCTGCGGAATGCCGGGATTCAAAGGTGTTCCTGCTGAAATCGAAGTCACGGACGAAAAGCCCCTGGAAATGAAGGCGCTCATGAGGAAGTACCTGGAAGACTAA
- a CDS encoding hemerythrin domain-containing protein, whose protein sequence is METIYDILKAEHKQVADLIQQAMRDGSKETFFKIKAKTEPHLLGEEKLFYPILEEKSELRELVSHAYEEHNEIKSISSELESMDAGSPNWTSKIKELNESVTHHVEEEENKVFPEAQRALSDDKAQQIAQQYLDFSKSFKQQHPMP, encoded by the coding sequence ATGGAAACAATTTATGATATTCTAAAAGCAGAACACAAGCAAGTAGCTGATCTTATACAACAAGCAATGCGCGATGGCTCAAAGGAGACCTTTTTTAAAATAAAAGCTAAAACCGAGCCTCATTTACTGGGAGAGGAGAAACTCTTCTATCCGATACTTGAGGAGAAATCAGAATTACGTGAACTTGTCAGTCATGCCTACGAAGAACATAATGAAATAAAATCAATATCTTCTGAACTGGAAAGTATGGATGCCGGCAGTCCTAACTGGACTTCCAAGATCAAGGAATTGAATGAAAGTGTAACTCACCACGTAGAAGAAGAAGAAAACAAAGTATTCCCTGAGGCTCAGAGAGCCCTGAGCGATGACAAAGCACAACAGATAGCTCAGCAGTACCTTGATTTCTCTAAGAGTTTTAAACAACAGCATCCTATGCCTTAA